One window of Serinus canaria isolate serCan28SL12 chromosome 3, serCan2020, whole genome shotgun sequence genomic DNA carries:
- the ENTPD6 gene encoding ectonucleoside triphosphate diphosphohydrolase 6, producing the protein MEAMKISKRFFAFGILTCIAVYVAYVKWHLGSKPFVGATEGVAESRGDKLTRQAVTTDLSVFYGIMFDAGSTGTRIHIFKFAQQPRETPRLTHETFKALKPGLSAYADDVEKSGQGIKELLEVAKKEVPMELWKFTPLVLKATAGLRLLPGEKAQKLLEKVKEIFQASPFFVRDNCVSIMNGTDEGISAWITINFLTGRLDDPQRRSVGMLDLGGGSTQITFLPRTKATLQTSPSGHTTSFQMFNHTYKLYSYSYLGLGLMSARLAILGGVEGKPLGEGEELISPCLPPGFKSEWQHAEIVYKIKGQKAGEPLYESCSNKVAKMLYKKVHRAGEVKDLDFYIFSYYYDCAAEAGLIDKEKGGSLTVSDFEIAAKYVCKTMEISPGNNPFLCMDLTYITFLLQELGFPKSQGFKLARKIDNVETSWALGATFHYIDSLNRLQY; encoded by the exons ATGGAAGCCATGAAGATATCAAAGCGGTTCTTCGCTTTTGGGATTTTGACATGCATAGCTGTTTATGTTGCATATGTAAAATGGCACTTGGGCTCCAAACCCTTTGTGGGAGCCACAGAAGGAGTTGCTGAGAGCAGGGGAGATAAACTGACCCGTCAGGCAGTGACCACAGATCTCTCTGTCTTTTATGGAATTATGTTTGACGCAGGAAGCACGGGAACTCGCATCCATATATTTAAGTTTGCTCAGCAGCCAAGAG AGACTCCCAGATTAACCCATGAGACGTTTAAAGCACTGAAACCAGGTCTGTCTGCATATGCTGATGATGTTGAAAAG AGTGGTCAGGGAATAAAAGAACTCCTGGAGGTGGCAAAGAAGGAAGTTCCTATGGAGCTGTGGAAGTTTACTCCTCTGGTCCTGAAAGCCACAGCTGGCCTACGGTTGCTGCCAGGAGAGAAAGCTCAGAAGTTGCTGGAAAAG GTGAAGGAGATTTTTCAGGCCTCCCCCTTCTTTGTGAGGGACAATTGTGTGTCAATAATGAATGGAACTGATGAAG GTATTTCAGCCTGGATCACGATAAATTTTTTAACAG GCAGGCTAGATGACCCACAAAGGAGAAGTGTAGGGATGCTGGATTTGGGTGGTGGATCAACACAGATCACCTTCCTTCCGCGTACCAAG gCAACTCTCCAGACATCACCATCTGGCCACACAACTTCATTTCAGATGTTTAACCACACCTACAAGCTGTATTCATACAG TTACCTGGGACTTGGGCTGATGTCAGCAAGGCTTGCCATTTTGGGAGGAGTTGAGGGAAAACCCT TAGGAGAAGGGGAGGAATTGATCAGCCCTTGTTTACCACCTGGCTTCAAATCCGAATGGCAACACGCTGAGATAGTGTACAAAATTAAAGGACAGAAGGCAG gTGAGCCTCTGTATGAGTCTTGTTCTAATAAAGTGGCGAAGATGCTCTACAAGAAAGTACATAGAGCTGGGGAAGTGAAGGATCTGGACTTTTACATTTTCTCCTACTACTATGACTGTGCAGCAGAGGCTGGTCTCATAG ataaagaaaaaggaggaagctTAACTGTCAGTGACTTTGAAATTGCAGCTAAATATG tttGTAAGACCATGGAAATCAGCCCTGGAAACAACCCTTTTCTCTGCATGGACCTCACATACAtcaccttcctgctgcaggaactgggCTTCCCAAAGAGCCAAGGCTTTAAG cTTGCCCGGAAAATTGACAATGTTGAAACGAGCTGGGCATTGGGAGCCACTTTCCATTACATCGACTCACTGAATAGACTGCAGTACTAA